In a single window of the Raphanus sativus cultivar WK10039 chromosome 9, ASM80110v3, whole genome shotgun sequence genome:
- the LOC108825397 gene encoding cytosolic sulfotransferase 18-like, producing MHYFFLVAMKLIHHTFKMASEQQIFRRTQEESSNPPSQSIHELEALTDKTIPSHQNEAKIASAEFENIQKRYRDLIVTLPHAKGWFEKAPFIGYGGHWIIETLLAGCLHAQDFFQARPVDFFICSYPKSGTTWLKALAFSIVNRSRFEDDSSNPLLKRNPHELVPFIEIEFSFFPQLDVLKDEGNTLFSTHMPHGLLPESVSKSGCKMVYIWRDPKDTFISMWTFFQKQKFGNGPLNSLEECFDMFCRGFSGYGPYLDHVMSYWKAYKENPEKVLFLKYETMRGDPLPYVRRLAEFMGYGFTTEEEEKGVVEKVVELCSFETLRNLEANKGEKYREDIPVSAYQNSAYFRKGKVGDWQTYLTPEMAARIDGLMEEKFKGTGLLEHFK from the coding sequence ATgcattacttttttttggtGGCAATGAAACTTATTCACCACACCTTCAAAATGGCATCTGAACAACAAATCTTCCGTCGAACACAAGAAGAGTCCTCAAATCCTCCTTCTCAATCTATACATGAACTAGAAGCCCTAACCGACAAGACCATACCGAGCCACCAAAACGAGGCCAAGATAGCGTCAGCAGAGTTCGAGAACATTCAGAAACGGTACCGAGACCTAATCGTCACGCTGCCTCACGCGAAAGGCTGGTTTGAGAAGGCTCCGTTCATCGGGTACGGTGGTCACTGGATCATAGAGACTCTCCTTGCAGGTTGCCTTCACGCGCAAGACTTCTTCCAAGCGCGGCCTGTTGACTTTTTCATTTGTAGCTACCCGAAGTCAGGTACCACTTGGCTCAAAGCCCTAGCTTTCTCTATCGTCAACCGATCTCGCTTCGAAGACGATTCCTCCAACCCTCTCCTAAAACGTAACCCTCACGAGCTCGTTCCCTTCATTGAGATCGAATTCTCTTTCTTTCCTCAACTTGATGTTCTCAAAGACGAAGGGAACACTCTCTTTTCGACTCACATGCCGCACGGGTTACTACCCGAATCGGTTTCGAAATCGGGTTGTAAGATGGTTTACATCTGGAGAGACCCCAAGGACACTTTCATCTCCATGTGGACTTTCTTCCAAAAGCAAAAATTTGGAAACGGTCCTCTCAATAGTCTCGAGGAGTGTTTTGACATGTTCTGTCGAGGTTTCTCGGGGTACGGTCCTTATCTAGATCATGTCATGTCGTATTGGAAAGCTTACAAAGAGAATCCAGAAAAGGTTTTGTTCCTCAAGTACGAGACCATGAGAGGTGATCCTCTGCCGTATGTGAGAAGATTAGCTGAGTTTATGGGTTATGGATTCACAACCGAGGAAGAGGAGAAAGGGGTTGTTGAGAAAGTTGTGGAACTTTGCAGCTTCGAGACGTTGAGGAATCTTGAAGCCAACAAAGGAGAGAAATATAGAGAGGACATTCCTGTTAGTGCTTATCAGAACAGCGCCTATTTCAGGAAGGGAAAGGTCGGAGACTGGCAGACTTATCTGACTCCGGAGATGGCAGCTCGGATCGACGGGTTGATGGAAGAGAAATTCAAGGGCACCGGATTGCTTGAACACTTCAAATGA